The nucleotide sequence CTAAACAGTTCCTGAAATTTGGCGATACTTCGTTGTTTCAGGATACGGTAAAACGATGTCTCAGGATATCAGATATTTCGGAGATATTTGTGGTGACCAATGAATCCCAGAAGTTCTTCGTTTTGGGGCAGATGGAAGAGCTGGG is from ANME-2 cluster archaeon and encodes:
- a CDS encoding NTP transferase domain-containing protein, which gives rise to MKTIILAGGSGTRLWPLSREYYPKQFLKFGDTSLFQDTVKRCLRISDISEIFVVTNESQKFFVLGQMEELG